The region CCGGACCACAAGAATCCTACCTGAACACGCTCGCACAGGAAGCGGGAACGGAAGTGCCTGCCGACCTGACAAAAGCCGAGGCCTCCGAGAAGATCGAAGAGTTGCAGGAGGAGACGGGAAGAGGGACGCCGAAAACCCGCAAGCGGGCGGCCAAGAAGTCGGCCGGAGCGTGAAGTCAATGAACGAAGCCGGGGCTCAGGCACGAATGCTTGAACCCCGGCTGTGTTTTTATCGGGCTGTGCCTGCTGACCGTCCGAATCGCCTCTCCCCACGACCCGGACGATCACCATTCGTTGCCCGATGATGAAGAGATAAGCAGAGGCTGTGCCATCGGCGTGCAATCTCGCCTGATTCGCGTAATCACCGAGTTTTACAGGGGTTTTGGCTTCTCATTCCGAACTTGCGCAGAGATATCTCTTTCATCGAGCGATTCATCGTGAGGCAGAAACTGCTTATTCAGGCATCAAGTGGCGGCCACTCCGCTTCCAATCCTTCGTTCTCGATCTTCTCCATCGTTTTTGTGGTGATTCCATACTTTGCAGCTACTTGCTTGCGCGAAGTATCCACATCCAACCCGGTGTCTTGGGCTGCGACTAAAGCGGCAAATGCCTCGCGCCTTTGCTTAACCTGAATTTTGTCGGCCATTTGTGTTTCTTTCTTTGGATGGGGATCACGGTGGGGAGCAATCGGTAACCAGGCACCACAGTTCGCGACATCGGCGGCCTGCCACTTACACTATGGTAGGCGGCCGACGCAGCCGTGCCCCAAGTAAGACACCCACAATTCCGACGAATGGGTTGGCGACAGCCACCCACGCCGGTTGCTTTGCCTTCATCATCGCGTCCATGTTCCCAACCTCGCCAGTACGCGCCACCGCTGGGGTCTCTGCAGCCATCAGGACAGGAATCGCCGACAGGATCCCGATTACCAAAACCACCCCAGCCAGCACCTTCGGGGGAGTCGCTCTCCGGGCGATCAGGGCGCACACGTACCCAGCGAGGACCGCCGCCGCCAACCCGAGCGCGAAGCTGAGCACAATCCACAGCAACGACGGCTCGTAGGTGTCCGGACGGAACGACAAATCCTGGCCCAAAAGCAGATACAGCCCGGTGAAGGCAAGGAAGATCGTGGCGAACATGACCACGTATCCGAGCACCACGCTGATGATCGCGCGTCCCACAGCCGCCCCCTGGATGGAATTACCGTTGTGCGAGTAAATCGAGAAGAGGGTAGCTGGCAGTGGGACGAAGTGCAATGTGCGTTGCTGCGCAGGGGTCGCAGAAAGTTGTTGCACGAAGCGGCAATTAGTGCCACTCTACGCCGCGCACGGGCAATGTAGCCTCGTGTAAATGAACGGAAGTGGCGATATGGGAAGATTTGAACTTGAGCAGGCAATAAAGGAGGTCGATGTGGCAATCTCCGTCATGAAAGACCGTCATCGGCAGGAGCTTGCCCCGGAAGAAGCAAAACGCCGCGAGCTAAAACACCAGCTTGGCGTTCTGTACTCAGGCATCAACATTGGAGATATTCTGGAAGACGCCAAGGGGCGGAAAGTGCTGGTGACTTCGGTGTTCGCCACATGGCATGGCTCATGGGAAACACGAGGGCAGAACATTCTGAAAGACGGAAGCAGGGGCGAGTTCAGAGAAGTCCACAATTACCAAGGATTCAGGAAAATTGCAGACCAAGGGACGAGGGAATCGGACAACGCATGACCGCCGACGAACTCCGCGACCTTATGACGGAGTACGGCTGGACGCAGCGCGACCTCGCCCGCCTCCTTCCCCTACTCACGCCCAAGAGCACCCGCATCATTCGGTACTGGTTATCTGGGGAGCGAAAGATACGCCCTCTTGTGGCAGAGCGAATCCGGTCTCTGGCTGCTGAGGTGGGGAGGGCACCATGACTAATCTCCGTGATTTACCCGTGAGCCAGCTTCGGCTATTGGCCAAGCACCTTTTGTGGAAGTGTGACCGGTTCCATGCCGCGGCGAGGTGGTTGCTCCTGATCTGCTGCCTTGAAGCCGTTGTAATTGTGTGCCTGATTCTGCGATGACTTCCTCTTCAGTTCTCTCCAGCACGCAACAAATCAGCCTTTCTCCAGCGGAAGTTGAACGCGGCGTCATCCGGCGTGCGCTTCGCCAAGCAGAAAAGCCGCTTTCCGCAAGCGGAAGCCTTCAGCTTTTCCACTTGCCCCGGAAGCCTATGCCGCGTTCCAGCACTTCCTCGAAAGGCTCGATTGGCGAGCCGGAAACAGAAGGAGAAAGAGCATGACAAACGGACCAGCACACAAAATTCGTATCGGCTCACTGCAATCAACGATCTGGCGAAACCTCGCAGAGCGAGGCAACTGGTACAGCGTCAAGCTCACACGCGGTTTCAAAACCGAAGAAGGCTGGCGCGAGACGGATAACCTTGGCAGCGACGATTTGCTCCCAGCGGCGAAGCTGCTCGACCTTGCTCACACCTGGATATTGCACCAGCTCGCGGCAGATTCCAAAGGCCGCAAGGAATCCCAGCAAAACGTGAAGTAACTCAACCGGGCGGGGCCATGACGGTCTCGCCCACAAACTAACAGAAGAAAGGAATCTTATGGGTCTAGATATGTATTTGCAGGGAGAAGCGTTTTTCACTTTTGAACATCCAAATCGCTCACTTAAGCCATTTCCGAAGCAGAGTGAAATGTACCAACTCGGCTACTGGCGGAAGCACCCCAACCTCCACGGCTTCATCGTCGAGACATTTGCCAATGCAGTGGACGACTGCAAAGAAATCGAGCTGACAGCTTCTGATCTTAGGCGAATTGTGCAGGCAATAAAGGAGCGTCAACTCCCGGAGACAACAGGCTTCTTTTTCGGAAAAAGCGATCCTACTCCCGAGCAAACCGGAGAGGACATCAAGATTTTCGAGGCCGCCATCGTCTGGTTAGAGAGCCAAGAACTGGCCGTCTGGCGATCGGTCAGCTATCGCGCAAGCTGGTAATCAACCGTGCGGCTCAGGGATGGGTCGCCCACCATTGAAAGGAATCAACCATGATCCGAGAGGAAACACCAGCCTTATGACCCGCCCGGTCCAAGTTACTCCTCAGGACATCGCCAACGCCACCCGTCGTTCCGAAGCCTCGATTCGCTTCCAGAGGGTGGGCGACGTGATTTCGGTCAAGTGACCCGCTTCGGCAACTTGGGAGCCTTCCGCTTGGCGGCTTGAGCGGGGGAATCACCCTTGCCCTTTACGGCCTTGACCATGACCTCTTCACCAACCGGCGGCACGCCGTCGGCCAGCAGCTTTTCCTTGCGAGCCTTCATCTTCT is a window of Fimbriiglobus ruber DNA encoding:
- a CDS encoding DUF3072 domain-containing protein, which gives rise to MSTKKTETTAAKDPADWVTGDEPMTGPQESYLNTLAQEAGTEVPADLTKAEASEKIEELQEETGRGTPKTRKRAAKKSAGA